Sequence from the Bombus pyrosoma isolate SC7728 linkage group LG3, ASM1482585v1, whole genome shotgun sequence genome:
GAGGAGGGCCGCTTAATTTaggtaaattttaaattgctaCAATTAGTAGTgattagtataaaaataaatatgtataacttCTAATTCCACGTATAAACAGATAAGGTTATACATTTagttttttatacttttattaaaataaaaatttgataaaaatgaatatatttccTGGATTACTATATTCATTTTAGGTGCATATCGATgcatttaatataaacatatttttcaggAGATCCTGATGATAAACATTTAAGAAAGGTAGAAAAAGACGTTCTTATACCACAAAGAATGCGAGATAAAGCAAAAACCGAAAAATGTGTTGCGGAAGTTGCACGTAatagttaatttttttattaattattatatgtattttttgaCATGTACTACTGTTcctatatttaaattgtaggGTTTTCAGAATGCTGTAAAAATGCTAGTGTTCTTATGGCTTTCGAGTGTCAAAAGGAAAATGCTGTATTAAAAGACTGTTTATCACAATGGTATAATGATCCAGATTTCAAAGCACAATGTACACAAGAATATTTAGATGAAAGAAGTGAATACCGGAGAACTGGTATTGCTAAAAGATCAAAAAACAGCAGATATCAATCATCATCATAAgttaaacataatataatatgagcTCCAagtaatgtacatatatatatatgtatatattagcattattatgtttatttgaTCAAAGTATGAATTGCtttacttaaaaagaaatgacaattaagcataaatatatagaaaaataatggttctaaatttatatatgtatacatttacaACAATAATAAACATGTTAAATATCAAATCAATATGAATCATCATCTTCCTCTTCTATATCTTTATGTTTAGGATTCCATCTTCGCCATAATAATTCTCTCACAGAAAATTCAGGAAGCATATCCACATTTAATGAATCAGATGTTTGCAAAGTTGATGATGGCCACAAAACTtgtgcaaataatatttcctatattaaaaatagaatatagaatataaaatgtgttaaatttacaaataatattgaaataaacatatatgaaatattgttaCTGAATTACCTTTGCTGCAGTTTCTGATAATCTTTCCAGTCCTAATAAACTATTCCATGTTAATTTATgcatacatttattttgatcTGTGACTAAGGTATCACTATCCAAAGTGTCTATTATTACAATGTAAGATGCATGATAAAATGGTGGTCCttgtttatataatactaaaatattaaaaaatgcttaTGTCATAAGATCTATTTGaggaattattcaaaatttataactaataataaaaagagtaCAGTACTTACAAAAATCTCCACCATATTTAAGTCCAGGTTTTACTACCCATCCTTTGCTCCGAAAGTAATGATATACaacatattttgatataaaatttttatcagtttTGCAGAAAATATGCCAAGCACTATcaatatctaataaattacCATCAAAgtctattaaatttaaacaacCTAAAccatacaaaagaaaaaatgtttcttcaaATGTAAGATGAAGAGTTTCTTGAATAGGAAAAATTTCACATTCAATTTTAggtttaattttttgtaaataattttcagtttcTGAGTCACTATCTGGTAAGACAAGTAATTTGTTTTGAAcatctaaattatttttagtaaaacatatatcattttcttttaaactaaAACCTGAAGGAGACTTCTCTTCATTTTCAATGGatccttttttattattatcaatattgtTACACTGTTTGCTAGAtttgttttctataataatcaATGCATCATCCTCTTTTGtggaatttgaaattgtacCATCTACTTCTAACTCTTCATCAGTTTGTtgattttttttgtatttttcatctaCATGAGCAGAGTTTGTatctatttcaattatatctaGAGTATTTTGTTTTGTTGGACTGATTTTCATTGACAATAATTCGACATCATCATCATTGGGACTTGTAGAATAACTGTTcataataacaatttcacACTTGTTTCCTTCTGGATTTGTTTGTGTGCTATTAGGTTCCATGCtaagtttattaaattgttttaaccATTCCTGTCTGCGAAGCCATTGTCTGTTTCTTATAACTGGAGGAGCTCCATATTGTGTTTTGCCAAATGAAGGAAAACCCCGTGACAAAGAACCTTTTCCAAAAAAGCCctatatagataataatattaaatataggaaatggaaatttatatggTTACGtgtatagatatttatttgtagatGATGATTACCATAGAATGTACTGCAACAATTTCATTTGGATCAATTATACAAGATCCTAAATCGGTGAGATGAGCAGTATATGTAGTCCATTCATCCTGATTACCTATTACAATAGGAAGTGGTAATTGTTCTGTTAATTTCACACGTCGTTTTTTCTTTGGTTCTCGTAAATTCATTTTGtgattatatttgataatactaaactatataacaataatcaaacattttctattgcgagttttcttaaatttattatttttatagtatagGTTAATTTATTCCCCATTTAGAACTCTATGCATAGATATGTATTACGGCAACACAGATTTTgctttgtattaataattttttattgatatcgTAACTTATTACTTAATACGAAGTTTTTGAACTTGTCATCAACGTAACAAAGTGTCTTTCAGTacagaattttcgaatttgaagtaatagtttttattcctcctttgtaaaaaaaagacacgACACAGGATAATTAATGTGGTTTTTATGTTGAATAtagcataaaataaatatatatttttttaaattattgtttataaaattttaaataaaaaacaggAAGGGCATTGTGATGCCATCTACCACTTTTATCAGTTAAAATTTTTGCTTGCTGTTAGTGGCATTGACTTATCGGTAGATGATATAGATCACTATGCACGAAATAGGACGCTTTGTCTtcattacatataattaattaagtatgTAAGAAAGgggaataatattaaacaaagaaGATTTCTCAGAGTTAAAGCTTTAATTAGATCCTGAACAGCTCAAGAATTCGCATTGTAAATCGTGACtacatcttttaatttcatcataAAGAGATTAGTTCCATCATTTCACCACTAGAGTTTCAATAAATCAGAATACTTTAAAGTCACTTAAAAATcttgttaattattctttttactaTCCAATCCCATACTGTCTGCTTCCGGGTACCTCTATACACTCTATGCTCCGGTACCAACATTATGAACGAAtgtgtattttgttttttctttcaaaacaatagaagaagaaatgtgCGTATAGTTCGGCATTTTAACCGCTAGAAGCGGTAATTTGTGGAACCTACAAAATTTGACTGAATTTCTTCAATGCTTATCAGCGATCTTCGTACTCATTTCTGTTAATAAACTTTCATTTGAGCTCTcagaagttaaaaaattttgcttaggaacagaaaaatttatattgtttaattttaccaCTTGTTGAGCATAATTAAacattacatatgtatattttagatacaaatatttcaagattaaaTGAGGGGAacggtatatttattaatatatcgcaaataaatatttatttaaaaaaattatggagactttgaaatttcataaaagaaatGGTCACGAAAAAtactaatttctattattgCATGTGGctctgaaaatattataactttatcCTCAGgggatttttcatttaataataaataaatcaaatatttaggTGATTAAATTTAGCTGGTTCAGCTTGTATGTAACCAacataattttgatttatattaaataatgcatgtggtttacatttatattatgtaactaaataaaatatttaaaacatcaaaaatttaattatttggaacatgtttgtaaaaatatatttgtagtataaataattaagttattataatgaattgcttacgattaaaataatactatgtaattatatttatagatgcAAAATCTTTAATCTAaagctttttttattaaagtaagaaagaaagaaagaaaattattaaaaacgaaaagaagttttttcttttgtaaacaattgtcatacatttgttacatttattatctTAAAGCAATCTCTAACATTTCGTTTATATCAACTATCTTTTCCCTTGGCTTCCCTAATGTTTTTCCCCTTTCACATTCTACTTTATCAATCTTTTTCCAATCATTATATAAAACTATGGGTATTCCTTTTTGCTCCAGTATTTTAG
This genomic interval carries:
- the LOC122565616 gene encoding tRNA-splicing endonuclease subunit Sen2 isoform X1, which gives rise to MNLREPKKKRRVKLTEQLPLPIVIGNQDEWTTYTAHLTDLGSCIIDPNEIVAVHSMGFFGKGSLSRGFPSFGKTQYGAPPVIRNRQWLRRQEWLKQFNKLSMEPNSTQTNPEGNKCEIVIMNSYSTSPNDDDVELLSMKISPTKQNTLDIIEIDTNSAHVDEKYKKNQQTDEELEVDGTISNSTKEDDALIIIENKSSKQCNNIDNNKKGSIENEEKSPSGFSLKENDICFTKNNLDVQNKLLVLPDSDSETENYLQKIKPKIECEIFPIQETLHLTFEETFFLLYGLGCLNLIDFDGNLLDIDSAWHIFCKTDKNFISKYVVYHYFRSKGWVVKPGLKYGGDFLLYKQGPPFYHASYIVIIDTLDSDTLVTDQNKCMHKLTWNSLLGLERLSETAAKEILFAQVLWPSSTLQTSDSLNVDMLPEFSVRELLWRRWNPKHKDIEEEDDDSY
- the LOC122565618 gene encoding COX assembly mitochondrial protein homolog, translating into MTDVQTESRVKYGGGPLNLGDPDDKHLRKVEKDVLIPQRMRDKAKTEKCVAEVARFSECCKNASVLMAFECQKENAVLKDCLSQWYNDPDFKAQCTQEYLDERSEYRRTGIAKRSKNSRYQSSS
- the LOC122565616 gene encoding tRNA-splicing endonuclease subunit Sen2 isoform X2 — protein: MGFFGKGSLSRGFPSFGKTQYGAPPVIRNRQWLRRQEWLKQFNKLSMEPNSTQTNPEGNKCEIVIMNSYSTSPNDDDVELLSMKISPTKQNTLDIIEIDTNSAHVDEKYKKNQQTDEELEVDGTISNSTKEDDALIIIENKSSKQCNNIDNNKKGSIENEEKSPSGFSLKENDICFTKNNLDVQNKLLVLPDSDSETENYLQKIKPKIECEIFPIQETLHLTFEETFFLLYGLGCLNLIDFDGNLLDIDSAWHIFCKTDKNFISKYVVYHYFRSKGWVVKPGLKYGGDFLLYKQGPPFYHASYIVIIDTLDSDTLVTDQNKCMHKLTWNSLLGLERLSETAAKEILFAQVLWPSSTLQTSDSLNVDMLPEFSVRELLWRRWNPKHKDIEEEDDDSY